The Phragmites australis chromosome 1, lpPhrAust1.1, whole genome shotgun sequence genomic interval ggAAGGACCGGTGGTACCCAACTTTGCTTCAGTTGTGCTTACCTAGAGTTTTGCAACCATTGCCCTTGTTGCTGTCATATAGTTATCTTTCAAGTCTGAGAAGATTGTAATTTCAAGCTTAACAAGATAGCCCATTGTTTTCTTGGATATTAACTATAATCTACTTGATTTCATTATAGTTATTGCTGTATCTTGTGAAAAAGATAACAACGGCAGTTCAGCGGATAATTTGCATCCATATCCTTGTTAAAGAAATATACTTGTATATTGTTGTTTATTGTTGTGTTAATCAGCTAAACTTATTGAATGAATTTTGCAGTGTCTTGAGTCGGACAAAGACAAACATCAACTTGATGGCAGATGATTTCAAAACATTGGTATGTTGAATATACCTGTTCATTTTCCGACATCATATCTATTGAGGATATATCAAAAGTTAGTCTTAAGCAAAAGATTGAGTACTTAGTATGGAAAAAGGTGAACCCATTTCGGAAAAATACACAAACACATCAGAAACGATTTAACAGCAGAACagtgccattttttttttgtgatacTGTGAAGTTCTATTCATAGACCACTCATGTTAATTGACTCGGTCATAGTTTTTCAATTGTTACCTGTTGAACTTGTTCTCATTCTTCTACAGTTTTGACCTTAGTTTAATTGACATGAAATATGTTGTCACTAATGTTAAATTTGTGTTTAATCGACATGAAATATATTATCACTAATGCCAAATTTGTTTACGGGAATAGGTTTCGAAGTATTCCCTCGCTGGTTTCGTTGTGGGCTATCCATTCAGCCTTCATGGTCAACCTAGTCCAGATGTGAAGTGCTCATGCTCTTGTACAGTTCACCCCTGTTCCACTTTACGTTTTGTAATGTTCTCTTTTCTGTAAAGCAGGCAATTCAAGTAAGTCTTCTTGCTGGAGAACTTTGCAAAACCGGGAAACTTGATGATCAGTGCTACACATATTGGGATGAAAATTTCACCTCAAAGGTGAATTCCATTTTCTGCTTAAACATGAGAAACTGAATAAATATGGCATGCCACATGCAGTTTTCTTCTGATTGAGGGATATTATGTTACAGTGTTGTAACATGCTAGGCTGATTATTGGATTCATTGCAGTGTTGTTCCTTGGTCTATGACACTTTTTACTCTCTTTCCATCTCTTTTGAAGTTCTTTGTTAGTGGAGTGTTTTGATTGATCTTGTTGTTATGTTCTCTACAGTGTGTAGAAGCCCTCTTACATCCTCTGAATCTAAAAAACCGGGATGAGGCCAAAACAATGACAGATAAATTTGCTGCAGTTTGCATACTCCAGGTACATACTCCAAATATCAGGGTGACTTTTACTTACTGTTATTACAGATTTCATGTTTTCAGTTGAATTCATTAGGGGAGATATGTGGTTCATCCTGTTGAAGTTTTCTCAAGCAGCTTTAGTGACATTGAGAATGATCGTTTTTGTGAACAGGGTTATCTTGATAACATGAACAGAAAATTGAGATCTGCAGATAAGTCTGAAGCATAAGGTGACATGTAAGCTCCATTAAACTAAACCAACGAGCAGGGATCAGCTTCTGGTTGGTCAGATTTGTGCAGAGTTTGGAGGCTAGTTTTTGCCATCTTTGTTATTTACATAGTTTAATGCCCTTTTGCTTCTGAAATGTTCTTCAGACTTGCAGTCTTTCTTTGAAGGGATTTTTGTCTGTGGGACATTGATAAAATGTGTTTTGGTCTCTAGCACACTGCATTCGTCGATTTTGCCAATCAGACACTACAAAAATGTGGCTTAGTCTCTAGGACACCGTGTTGAATAAAGTAATCATAGTGTGAGTGAAAAGACTTTGTTGCCCTTCTCCTCATTGTTTCATTACCAAGCGGATCCCACCTGTTAGCCTCTTCCCTAGTCTGCTCGACTGGGATCTCGCCACCACTGCCGATTGAAGCCTCGCCGTTGTCATCATCGAGGGAGATCTGTCGAGGAGGAGCAGGACCGGACCGCGGCGTGCTGCTGGCCGCAGCCCTAGTGGCCGCCAACGCACTATGGCTGTCGAGCCTGCTACCCACGTGAGGTATCTCGCTGCCGCTGATGAGAAGGTTGCCACTGCCGATGAAGGGTGGAGCCCTGTTGCCGCCATCGCAGGCTGAAGACTCTGCTGGCAACTGTGTTGCGACACCACCGACGCCCTGCTGGCCGCCGCCCCATGTGGCCGCGTTGTGCTCCTGTTGCCGCACCACCACGTCGTGGCCGTCGCCGGCCTTCTCTCGCTGAGAAGCTCGGCCGgccatctccttcctctccggCCATCTCCCTGCCACGCTCTGCTTCCCTCTAACGCGTCGCCCGGCTCTCTCCCCACCTCGACTCCTCTCTTCCCCGAGCGTGCCCCGGCGTCGAGGCCTTCCTTCACGCAGCAGCACAAAGCTTAGAGGTCGGCGGATGACAGCATCGCTGGGTGAGCTTGGCGGACGGTAGTAGTCCCAGctgtcgtcgccgccgcgccACCAAGCCGCCCTCGCGCCGCTGGCCCGCGCCGCCCGCCCGCACCACTGTTGGCGCAAGCCACTGCCCACTCCTTCGCACCTTGAGCCGTCGCCCCGTCGTCGCGCCGCTCGGCCACGCTCGACCGGTTCGCGTCGCCAGGTCGCTGTTTCTCCACCGTGCGCCACTGCTGGCTCCCCTTCCCTCTGGCCATCTCctttctccggcagctcggccTTTCTCGCTCGCGCGCATTGGCGAACTCCCTCCTCCAGCATTCCTCTCTCCGCCGCCAACGAGCAAGCCTCCCGCCGGCCATCTCCTCCCAgtcgcctccctcctcctctggcCTCCTTCCTCCCTGGTCTGCTCATGACCACTGGCCACCTCCTCTTTTTCGCCCCGGCCATGTCCCTCTCGCACCGCCGGCCATCTCTCCCGGCTGCCGTCATGTCCACCGGCTCCCTCTCCTCTCACCTGGCCGCTCCTCCCCGGTCACTCTCCCCTCcggtctctctccctctctaaaTGCCTCACGCCCGCACAAGCCGGCTAGCCTTATCCCTTTGTCCACCCACTGATGTGTGGGCCCCGCTAGTCAAACCGGTGGGACCAAGGACATTTGTGTCATTTCGAGACTACTCTCACTTCATCAGCTGAAATGCTTATTTTAATCGAAGCGGTGTCCTATAGACAAAACCAATTCACGGTGCGGCTGAGACAAAATCGTAGAGTGCCATGTGGTATGGACCAAACTATACTTTATCAGTGTCAGAGACAAAAATCACTTCTTTGAAGTATGGTCATGCCAGCATTTCCATGCCTCCCATGAAGAATCATGCAGGCATGACCATATGCAGCTCATCTAGATGTGAATGGCTCCTAGCTGGTGCTTCTCTTGGCGTCTCATGAGTTTTGTAGATGCAGAGCTGACTGCTAAGAGATCAAACTCACAATTCAGTACCTGTCGCAAGCAGATTTTGTGCTTGGCTGCTCAGGGTCAAATCGTCATAGATGATGCTAAAATTTTGAGAGCATCCTACTTTTAACCCCATCGTTCGGCCTCTATCAGCTGATGAAATTCCCCAATAGGGACACCGTTGCCACTGAATCGCTTGTCTAGTCCCGTTCTCTGCTATAATCCCCATGAGGTTTACGCATGCTTGAGTATTTTTTTCCCATTATGTAGCTCTCAGTTTGATCAGCCAGTCCAGAGGAATCAGGTAAGCTGTCAAATCGAATCGATTCGAGATCAGGATAACGATGCTGCGCTCGAAGTCCATTGTTTGTCCAAAAGGGCGAGTTCATTTCTCTGCCTGCATGGGCATGCTTCGGTATGTTCACCATGATGTTATCGTTTCAGTGTAGTTTGGAGCGGTTGCTCCGTGTAGGACTCGGCATGCGCAGTGACGGATGAACATTGCCGTTCTGTGGCTTGTTTCCACGACGGATGGCGTAAGGAAATTACGTGGTGGTGATTCTGTCGGTGACTCAGATCGCTGTTGCCCGTACACAAGGGACTACAAATCCGACTGCGCCAAGCAAGTTAGGTTCACGATGGATTCTCTGAAGATAGGTAACTTCGGTTACCAAACTTGCTATTCGAGGAGAAGAGTAGGAAAACTTGAGCACTGCAAGCAGGCCAGTGCAGAGAAGCAAGCAAACTGGCCCGGCCACTTGTCACGTcacgagctctcgcgagtcgcGAATGTCGCATgtacgcaaaaaaaaaaaatgtctgcTACACGGCTCAAGCTGGGAGATCAGGAACAGCGGTGAGCACAACACGTAACCAGTACTTCACCCCCAGTTGCTGCTCCATGCAAAGTCAACACGGCTGACAGCTTAGCTATGGCTTTGAGCAAAAGAGATTTGGGGGCCAAGAAAAGACAGGTCAGGAACGCATGAAGTCAGCCACCGATCGTACCGTTTTCCGTTTCATAAATTCAGAGAAGCGCTGCCTGAAGATATGCCACGTTGGAGACGCTGTAgcttgaagatgaagaagaCGACTGGCTTACGACAGTTTGATCCGATCTAGACGAGCGGCAGGTGCCGAGCCGGCGGTTTTGGTGGAAAAAAAAATGCGCGAGCTGCTTGGCCTTCTCCGTTGTTTATTATTTCGCTCGATGAACTGCTTGCTTTTCTGGCAATTTCGCGAACAGATAATCcgccatgcatgatgcatcgAACTCTTAGACAAACCGTTCGTGTGGATCTTGTTTGCAGATTTGTGGACTTTGACCGCATGGACAGAACACGTTCAATCTATTCACAAATGATGTATTGTTCTTAGGGCACAAATGGAAGCAGAATTTTTGTCAATTTAAGATTATCAAGATGGTCCCCTGATCAGTTGGCAGGATAACAGCATAATTCAGCAAGACGAGAAATTTATTGCAAGTAGAAAAGAGATAGAAATAACAGAGAGTAGAAAGAATTGTTGTTTACATTTATTGATgagaatatttatatatttatatatattgaatGGATATGACAAGAGACCGTGTCTATAGGGTAGACACTTCTTCCTAATAGACACAACTCTTGTAGTTGATATATAATTGATCACATGATGTTTATTCTCAATATTTCACTTTGATCAATTATTCTAGTTATAAACTTGTTActgaaaactcctctaaaaacACCGTgagaaaatatgaggagaaataatatattgatatatcATTAAAACTTCTTTAAAACTCAATGAAAAAAtgtaagaagaaaatgatatgatatatattgattattgcctCATTGTAAGCTTATATGAGAAAACTAGATAAGAAAAACTCATATGTgagcttagagaacaataattatgatctatggatcatattaaaaccttCGAAAGCCtcttgagaaaatagaaaaaataaggtaaatattgtctcattaaaaatcttatgtgAGAAACCGTataagaaaaatcataaaagaaaagagtgcaatatgaTATGAACAGGTTATTATTCAGGGATCAACCCTGAACCTCGCAAATCTCGTAGTCGTCGCATACCAATTCCGTGAATATATTTTGGGAATACgaaagttggtaaggacttagtgaataaatatatgagattatcacatgatttagtttgtaAGATTTTTATCTCTCAattattttgcaattcatgATGATAGAACAATTTATGGGTAATATTTTTGGTTATATTGTTATTTATGTAACatatttgcatttgagcaatgcatAAAGAATTATCTTCAAAGATAATGATTGGTGATTTAAAGGAATCAATACTATATAATTATTGTATGTTATTTATCATTCTATGAAGCCACACACATGTATGTGATATTTTAGAATGATAAGTGGAAGTAATTATTGGAATCTGTTTTGATGACTACTATGAGAAGGCTATATCACTGTGAAATCAATCTGCGATCTGGCGTTATGAGGATATGTTATATAGCCAGTATATGAATAGTCTACTATAGTGATATCTTGATTTTCAGATAGAAAAACCAAGATCTTTGGTGCCATAAAGATATCTTTGGATATCTTCTTTGACTACTGGCTAATGGTGTTGTTAGAACTGTGCTATTTAAGCTAACAAGTTATCtataaatataatattagaTCTGTTGCGATTTACAAGATATATAGACGCtttgatggcactaagatataaaactttaggttcaatatctttttaTCGTTAACCCAATGTATGAAttgatcttgattcatatttagggattaaATGATCATAAGTATTTTGATGAATATGATTGTtcaatattatttggatattggtggactgatggataaatattcttAAAGGAAAATGCTCAAGTTATAGACTTAAGTAAAATATGAttttaaccaaatcattcatctcaaattccttcataagatgattacatactttgctatgtgtggtttggagatgatacaaaatccaattgagatctcattatgaacacacatatgcaattGTTGTAGTATGAGTAATCCTTTTATGGAAGGAACTTATTTAGTTAGTTGAACCACAATCAACTTAACTACTTGAAGTCGTGGAGTGACTTTAAGTTGTACacacaatatatattataatttgtatttagattcagaatacAAAGTATATTAGGGACTTATATATCCAAATCTATcaaattcatttgatctgccaatgatattgaatataaGAACATAATTTCACGCATACCATAGGGTATGTAGCATCGTAATTGATGTCAGATCTCTGCGTGAACCTTATGCTACAAGCCTCGCTATTTCATCATCTTGTGgaataaaaatacatttttctTCTGTAGGGAAGATATTGTATTGTTGAGTGAAAGCAATTCTCCTTAATTACCACCTTTGGTTTGACCAACTTGAGTGTTGAAGCACTCTGCTTAGGACTTTTGGTCTGAATCCAATTGAAGGTATATGGctattttgaggagaaatatatgtCGATAATTTGTAGTCTTTAGTATCGACAATTTGTAGACTATGGAATTAATAAAGTTTGTggaaatattatcatatttaactacgtgtattttctaaaataatggAGTTAAGGTGTTTCTATGACCTAGCGTCTGAATTTGTCTACACATTTATGCTGGGTATTTGGATGCTTAACATCCATAAGtgtttggatagtgaatatccataaggtatctatcaacttgatgttgatgcATTTACTATTTTATAGGATATTCTTCCCCTGTTTCTGAGAATACTTGCAATAAGTTGTATCCCCTGTGACCAtacttctcccccccccccctcttattTTGGTTTGAGAATTGAGTGATTTTGTTAGGTACCTCCACCCTTCCTGGCATATTAATAGTGCTAATCAGATTTGATAACACCTTTTATGTCGAGTAAACGTTTCTAGCAaattatttgtaatatgttgGAAATATAAGATATTCTGAATAAGGATTCAAATTTATAGTACGTGGATATGAGGACCGAATGTAAACGTGTATGATATTCTCTTATGATTTTTGATATTCTTTATGGTATTAATCTCCCTATAATGTTGGAAATTATCCTCAAAATGTAATGAGCATACGAGTAATGAATATGTCCCCTGTGAGAGGCTCGAGATATTATATGATTGATAGATAATTATACTTCATATAGATCCCCAATGCCCTTTGATGTATGCTATAGGGTGGTGACATCAGTACATACAGAACGTAACCGATTCGTAGGTGAGAAATACTTGGCTGAGGCTAAATTTACACGTATTAACTGCAACGAAAGGAGCCGT includes:
- the LOC133921504 gene encoding uncharacterized protein LOC133921504 — its product is MRLLQAEELFRKVLEGSKTKKARLLGLDVGNKYVGLAVSDDQNRIALPLSVLSRTKTNINLMADDFKTLVSKYSLAGFVVGYPFSLHGQPSPDAIQVSLLAGELCKTGKLDDQCYTYWDENFTSKCVEALLHPLNLKNRDEAKTMTDKFAAVCILQGYLDNMNRKLRSADKSEA